A stretch of Syntrophaceae bacterium DNA encodes these proteins:
- a CDS encoding acetate/propionate family kinase, with protein MDLAPFLKSVDILSDLADTEIALLAENAQYLEFTDGAPIIRLGEIGRYLWIVYEGEVEVTLPCPDGTEKPIAALERGAVLGEMSIMTGEPAMASVVSGWSSKLLRIPREIVSRVVATNPKTLGKITKIITRRLLADERILAEREKACVALRENTDPYDLNFSSVSAPMKILVVNSGSSSLKYSLFDTAKPAPLLEGAVEKIGSGEAVHHLRTPETRKDLPAAGIATVGDALAVMLGALTDPEIKTLGSLNGIDAVGHRVVHGGKRFSSSTVISDEVKEAIRSYIPIAPLHNPFNIEGIEALEKLLPAVPQVAVFDTSFHQTMPDTAATYAIPFAVGEEEQIRRYGFHGTNHRFVAMSAATFLKRPVGELKIISCHLGSGASVCAIDHGRSIDTSMGMTPLEGLIMGTRAGDLDPGAILHLMRHRGMTLEEVDRMLNKESGLKGISGRSNDMREVLQGAEAEDPHCKLAVSAFCYRLRKYIGSYVAALGGLDVLIFTGGIGENSPEIRARVCQGLETFGIDLSDELNRTARAGRGQPADISDPESKVRVLIVPADEERMIARETVHALGRVVSQETIEKFRSRGIPLSTSAHHVHLCRADFDVLFGPGGDLTPRTELSQPGQFAAVETVNLVGPKGRIEKVRILGPLRKESQVEVSRTEQFKLGIDAPIRDSGDLEGTPGIVIEGEKGTVRLEKGVISAKRHIHMSPEEALNLGLRDRDVVMVKVKGVRELIFGDVLVRVHPTYRMDMHLDTDEANAAQISAGATGFIEAIQHRNFM; from the coding sequence ATGGACCTTGCCCCGTTTCTCAAGAGTGTCGACATTCTTTCCGATCTGGCCGATACCGAAATCGCCCTTCTGGCCGAAAACGCCCAGTACCTGGAATTCACGGACGGCGCCCCGATTATCCGGCTGGGAGAGATCGGCCGCTACCTCTGGATCGTCTACGAAGGGGAGGTGGAGGTCACCCTCCCCTGCCCCGACGGTACGGAAAAGCCCATCGCCGCCCTGGAGCGGGGGGCCGTCCTCGGGGAGATGTCCATCATGACGGGAGAGCCGGCTATGGCCAGCGTCGTTTCCGGCTGGTCGTCGAAGCTCCTCCGCATCCCCCGGGAGATCGTCTCCCGGGTCGTGGCGACCAATCCCAAAACCCTGGGGAAGATCACCAAGATCATCACCCGGCGACTTCTCGCGGACGAGCGGATCCTGGCGGAGCGGGAAAAGGCCTGCGTCGCCCTGCGGGAAAACACCGACCCTTACGACCTGAATTTCTCTTCCGTTTCCGCACCAATGAAGATCCTGGTCGTGAACAGCGGCAGCTCCTCCCTGAAATACTCGCTTTTCGACACGGCCAAACCGGCCCCCCTCCTGGAAGGGGCCGTTGAGAAGATCGGCTCCGGCGAGGCGGTCCATCATTTACGGACCCCGGAGACCCGGAAGGATCTGCCCGCCGCGGGGATCGCCACGGTCGGAGACGCCCTCGCGGTCATGCTCGGCGCGCTGACGGACCCCGAGATCAAGACCCTGGGATCCCTGAACGGGATCGATGCGGTGGGACACCGGGTCGTCCATGGGGGAAAACGGTTCTCCAGCTCCACCGTCATCAGCGACGAGGTGAAGGAAGCCATCCGCTCCTACATCCCCATCGCACCTCTCCACAACCCGTTCAACATCGAAGGGATCGAGGCCCTGGAGAAGCTGCTGCCGGCAGTCCCCCAGGTGGCCGTTTTCGATACGTCGTTCCATCAGACCATGCCCGATACCGCCGCCACCTACGCCATTCCCTTCGCGGTCGGCGAGGAGGAACAGATCCGCCGCTACGGGTTCCATGGAACGAACCACCGCTTCGTCGCCATGAGCGCTGCGACCTTTCTCAAGCGGCCCGTCGGGGAACTGAAGATCATCTCCTGCCACCTGGGAAGCGGCGCCTCGGTCTGCGCCATCGATCACGGCCGGAGCATCGACACGAGCATGGGCATGACGCCGCTGGAGGGGCTCATCATGGGCACCCGGGCCGGGGACCTCGATCCCGGGGCGATCCTTCACCTGATGCGGCACCGGGGCATGACCCTCGAAGAGGTGGACCGGATGCTCAACAAGGAGAGCGGCCTCAAGGGAATCAGCGGCAGAAGCAACGACATGCGGGAGGTCCTGCAGGGGGCGGAGGCGGAGGATCCACACTGCAAGCTTGCTGTCAGCGCCTTCTGCTACCGCCTTCGGAAGTACATCGGATCCTACGTCGCCGCCCTGGGGGGGCTGGACGTCCTGATCTTCACCGGCGGCATCGGGGAAAACTCGCCGGAGATCCGGGCCCGGGTATGCCAGGGACTGGAAACGTTCGGCATCGACCTTTCCGACGAGCTGAACCGTACGGCCAGGGCGGGCCGCGGGCAGCCCGCCGATATCTCCGACCCCGAATCGAAGGTGCGAGTCCTGATCGTACCGGCGGACGAGGAGCGGATGATCGCCCGGGAGACCGTCCATGCCCTCGGCCGGGTGGTCTCACAGGAGACCATCGAGAAATTCCGCTCCCGGGGCATCCCCCTGTCCACATCGGCCCACCACGTCCATCTCTGCCGGGCGGACTTCGATGTTCTCTTCGGCCCCGGCGGGGACCTGACGCCGCGCACGGAGCTGAGCCAGCCGGGCCAGTTCGCCGCCGTGGAGACGGTGAATCTCGTCGGCCCCAAGGGGCGGATCGAGAAGGTCCGCATTCTGGGCCCCCTGCGCAAGGAATCCCAGGTGGAGGTCTCCCGGACCGAACAGTTCAAGCTCGGCATCGATGCACCCATCCGCGATTCCGGAGACCTGGAGGGCACGCCGGGGATCGTCATCGAAGGGGAGAAGGGCACGGTCCGGCTTGAGAAGGGCGTGATTTCAGCAAAGCGCCACATTCACATGTCCCCCGAGGAGGCTCTGAACCTGGGGCTGCGAGACCGGGACGTCGTGATGGTGAAGGTCAAGGGCGTCCGGGAACTTATTTTCGGCGACGTCCTCGTCCGCGTTCATCCGACGTACCGGATGGACATGCACCTCGACACGGACGAGGCCAACGCCGCCCAGATCTCCGCCGGCGCCACGGGCTTCATCGAGGCCATCCAGCACCGGAACTTCATGTAG
- a CDS encoding AMP-binding protein has product MNSLASYQRNVIRRTSVGDILVRSTARHPNRRILRFRDRSYTYRELNEAVNRCAHGLAGLGIKKGDRAAILSHNCDHYVIYWWALMKLGAIITPLNFMLKGDEIKYIINHSEPKVFFVEDALIPQLGSVKDELKSVDVFGCIKLGDKDIPTGWMNIEDLWSDSNPVTEPEAEIDYDDPAILLYTSGTEAAPKGVLNSHLNFYMVLLSALADLKVTEKDVLIGGIPLYHVAAMYLCIASFATGALYVMEYAPDPVEILKLTQEEKITYWIWPPALYLYLPMVPDFESYDLSSLRMCIVFGALAPPAVLDRWRKLLPDTEFMNYYGQTEMSPLGACLQHRDMAKRPDSIGRSHLPLELKVFGPDNCEVPRGETGELVARGPSVMLGYYREEEKTAHTFRGGWHHTGDMVRMDHEGFVYFVDRAKDIIKTGGENVSSQEVEATLFKHAKVADVAVIGMPDDRWSEIVTAVIVPRPGQSLDEKEVVDFCKNELAGYKVPKKIIFTDALPRNPSGKILKNILREKFAKA; this is encoded by the coding sequence ATGAATTCTCTTGCGTCGTATCAGAGGAATGTCATCCGCAGAACCAGCGTCGGCGATATTCTGGTCCGCTCAACGGCACGCCATCCCAACCGCCGGATCCTTCGCTTCCGGGACCGGAGCTACACGTATCGGGAACTGAACGAGGCCGTCAACCGCTGCGCCCACGGCCTGGCAGGGCTCGGCATCAAAAAGGGAGACCGGGCGGCGATCCTGTCCCACAACTGCGATCATTATGTCATTTACTGGTGGGCTCTCATGAAGCTGGGGGCCATCATCACTCCCCTGAACTTCATGCTCAAGGGAGACGAGATCAAGTACATCATCAACCACTCGGAACCGAAGGTCTTCTTCGTTGAGGACGCCCTGATCCCCCAGCTCGGCAGCGTGAAGGACGAGTTGAAAAGCGTCGATGTTTTCGGATGCATCAAGTTGGGGGATAAGGACATCCCGACAGGCTGGATGAATATCGAGGACCTCTGGAGCGACTCGAACCCCGTCACGGAACCGGAGGCGGAGATCGACTACGACGACCCGGCCATTCTCCTGTATACCTCCGGAACGGAAGCGGCGCCCAAGGGCGTCCTCAACTCGCACCTGAACTTCTATATGGTCCTTCTGAGCGCGTTGGCCGACCTGAAGGTCACGGAGAAAGACGTCCTCATCGGCGGCATTCCCCTGTACCACGTGGCGGCCATGTACCTGTGCATCGCCAGCTTCGCCACGGGCGCCCTCTACGTGATGGAGTACGCCCCGGATCCAGTGGAGATCCTCAAGCTTACCCAGGAGGAAAAGATCACGTACTGGATCTGGCCGCCCGCCCTGTATCTCTACCTGCCCATGGTGCCGGACTTCGAAAGCTACGACCTGAGCTCCCTCCGGATGTGCATCGTCTTCGGAGCCCTTGCGCCTCCGGCCGTCCTGGACCGCTGGCGGAAACTTCTCCCCGATACGGAATTCATGAACTACTACGGACAGACCGAAATGAGCCCGCTGGGAGCCTGCCTCCAGCACCGGGACATGGCGAAGCGGCCGGATTCGATCGGCCGGTCCCACCTGCCCCTCGAACTGAAGGTATTCGGTCCCGACAACTGCGAGGTCCCCCGGGGGGAGACGGGGGAACTGGTGGCCCGGGGCCCCTCCGTCATGCTGGGTTATTACAGGGAAGAGGAAAAAACGGCCCACACCTTCCGGGGTGGCTGGCATCACACGGGCGACATGGTCCGGATGGATCACGAGGGGTTCGTCTACTTCGTCGACCGGGCCAAGGACATCATCAAAACGGGCGGAGAAAACGTCTCTTCGCAGGAAGTGGAAGCGACCCTGTTCAAGCACGCCAAGGTGGCCGACGTGGCCGTCATCGGCATGCCCGACGACCGCTGGTCCGAAATCGTCACCGCCGTCATCGTCCCGCGTCCGGGGCAATCCCTGGACGAAAAGGAAGTCGTCGATTTCTGCAAGAATGAGCTGGCGGGTTACAAAGTCCCGAAAAAAATCATCTTCACGGACGCCCTGCCGCGGAATCCGAGTGGCAAGATCCTGAAGAACATCCTGCGGGAAAAGTTCGCGAAGGCATAA
- a CDS encoding acyl-CoA dehydrogenase: HGYVKGPAVERLYRDARFAELAYGTSEMQRAFIARDSLNRYKPA, translated from the coding sequence GCCACGGCTACGTCAAGGGGCCCGCCGTGGAGCGCCTGTACCGGGACGCCCGCTTCGCCGAGCTCGCCTACGGCACCTCGGAGATGCAGCGCGCCTTCATCGCCCGGGACAGCCTGAACCGCTACAAACCTGCCTGA
- a CDS encoding acyl-CoA dehydrogenase translates to MYQEYFTEDHQIFRATVRKFVEKEIKPHIEHWEDAEIFPVELYGKAAEAGLMGLDFPEAYGGIPCDKFMHVAYTEEICRCGSIGLVSGLGSYAIACPPILHMGTEEQKQRFLPPVFSGRKIAALGITEPDAGSDVANIRTRAVRDGDHYIVNGAKTFITSGCRANFITTAVRTGGSGFKGISLLVVDSSTPGFSVAKKIRKMGWNASDTAELSFEDCRVPAENLLGGEGMGFYGIMANFQNERLALAVMAHATAELALEESIKYAKTREAFGKTLSGFQVTRHKLVDMATKVSVAKEYNYRVAAKMQAGIDCLRDVSMAKNFACEVCDKVVFDAVQIHGGYGYTREYLVERLYRDSRILSIGGGTTEIMKEIVSKVMQF, encoded by the coding sequence ATGTACCAGGAATATTTCACCGAAGACCACCAGATCTTCCGGGCCACCGTCCGGAAGTTCGTGGAAAAAGAGATCAAACCCCACATCGAGCACTGGGAGGATGCGGAGATCTTCCCCGTGGAGCTCTACGGCAAGGCCGCCGAGGCGGGCCTGATGGGCCTCGACTTCCCGGAGGCCTACGGCGGCATCCCCTGCGACAAGTTCATGCATGTCGCCTACACGGAGGAGATCTGCCGTTGCGGCTCCATCGGCCTCGTGTCGGGCCTGGGGAGCTATGCCATCGCCTGTCCCCCCATTCTGCACATGGGAACGGAAGAGCAGAAGCAGCGATTCCTGCCGCCCGTATTCAGCGGACGGAAGATCGCCGCCCTGGGAATCACGGAACCCGACGCCGGCTCCGACGTGGCGAACATCCGCACCCGGGCCGTCCGGGACGGGGATCACTACATCGTCAACGGCGCCAAGACCTTCATTACCAGCGGCTGCCGTGCCAACTTCATCACCACGGCGGTTCGGACCGGCGGGTCCGGTTTCAAGGGGATCAGCCTGCTCGTCGTCGACTCTTCCACTCCCGGTTTCTCCGTGGCCAAGAAGATCCGCAAGATGGGCTGGAACGCCTCCGACACCGCGGAGCTCTCCTTCGAGGACTGCCGCGTCCCGGCGGAAAACCTCCTGGGCGGCGAGGGAATGGGATTCTACGGCATCATGGCGAACTTCCAGAACGAGCGCCTCGCCCTGGCGGTGATGGCCCACGCCACGGCGGAACTGGCCCTGGAGGAATCGATCAAGTACGCCAAGACCCGGGAGGCCTTCGGGAAAACCCTTTCCGGATTCCAGGTGACCCGCCACAAGCTCGTGGACATGGCGACGAAAGTCTCCGTGGCCAAGGAATACAACTATCGCGTCGCCGCGAAGATGCAGGCGGGAATCGACTGCCTCCGGGATGTCTCCATGGCGAAGAACTTCGCCTGCGAGGTCTGCGACAAGGTCGTCTTCGACGCCGTCCAGATCCACGGCGGATACGGCTACACGCGGGAGTACCTGGTGGAGCGGCTCTACCGGGATTCCCGGATCCTGAGCATCGGCGGCGGCACGACGGAGATCATGAAAGAGATCGTCAGCAAGGTCATGCAATTCTAG
- a CDS encoding nitronate monooxygenase, with the protein MSELLGMLGCRHPVIQGPIAALNAPDYVAAVSEAGAFGMLALGFSNREDAKRLVAGVRSLTDKPFGANLMVMNQENPKILEILAEAGVKTVTTSAGSPKALYPQIHAHGMKGLHVLLSLSTAVKAIEAGADGLVVSGSESGGLRSTGSESSTMVLVPLIADAVRVPIVAAGGIADRRGYRAALALGAQGVQIGTRLIATQESPAPAVWKEAILKCEDGGTVLLNLGNMNMRVIQNPKLKEEMSDPNIKLPERYNLFNAPKGWLAGDLDLFPAGAGQVAALIRDIKTVREVIEELVA; encoded by the coding sequence ATGTCCGAACTTCTTGGAATGCTCGGCTGCCGTCATCCCGTCATTCAAGGCCCCATTGCCGCCCTCAACGCCCCGGATTACGTCGCTGCCGTCAGTGAGGCCGGCGCTTTTGGAATGCTGGCCCTCGGCTTCAGCAACAGGGAAGACGCAAAGCGACTCGTTGCAGGCGTCCGCAGCCTCACGGACAAGCCGTTTGGGGCAAACCTGATGGTCATGAACCAGGAAAACCCGAAGATCCTGGAGATCCTTGCCGAGGCGGGCGTGAAGACGGTGACCACCTCGGCGGGGTCGCCGAAGGCCCTCTACCCCCAGATCCACGCCCACGGCATGAAGGGCCTCCATGTACTGCTCTCTCTGAGCACAGCGGTCAAAGCCATCGAGGCTGGCGCCGACGGCCTCGTCGTCTCCGGCTCCGAATCGGGGGGGCTGCGGTCCACCGGCTCCGAGTCTTCGACGATGGTTCTCGTTCCCCTTATAGCCGACGCGGTGAGGGTCCCCATCGTCGCCGCCGGCGGGATCGCCGACCGCCGCGGATACCGGGCGGCCCTGGCCCTGGGCGCCCAGGGGGTGCAGATTGGAACGCGCCTCATCGCGACACAGGAAAGCCCCGCGCCGGCCGTCTGGAAGGAGGCCATCCTGAAATGCGAGGACGGCGGCACGGTGCTCCTCAACCTGGGGAACATGAACATGCGGGTGATTCAGAATCCCAAACTCAAGGAGGAAATGAGCGACCCCAACATCAAGCTCCCGGAGCGCTACAACCTCTTCAACGCCCCGAAGGGGTGGCTTGCCGGGGACCTTGATCTGTTCCCCGCCGGGGCCGGCCAGGTGGCGGCCCTCATCCGGGACATCAAGACCGTCCGTGAGGTCATTGAGGAACTCGTCGCCTGA
- a CDS encoding ferredoxin — protein MRIVIDPKSCNGCERCIETCFEVFSQWGLYLRPVFEVKEPDRHREAVARAVLGCPRQAIRWEE, from the coding sequence ATGCGGATCGTCATTGATCCAAAGTCCTGCAACGGATGTGAACGCTGCATCGAGACGTGTTTCGAAGTCTTCAGCCAGTGGGGTCTTTACCTGAGACCGGTCTTCGAAGTGAAGGAGCCGGACCGTCATCGGGAGGCCGTCGCGCGTGCCGTGCTGGGTTGTCCACGCCAGGCCATCCGCTGGGAGGAATAG
- a CDS encoding SufD family Fe-S cluster assembly protein: protein MHDIMNEKAAQAAEKKAALGPDIDLSAFSAEPTDHGYLEDLTKLPMIDRQRILESGVDATEEGRSGTYVQKDTSVLHAHSVQDGLEVLPIKQALKEKEWIKDYYWKLVAVDADKYTAGAQLNLHDGYVIRALPGAKVTLPVQACLYIHKEGLSQYVHNLIIAEEDSELHVITGCATSPTLKRGLHVGISEFFVKKNAKLSFTMIHNWAEEMSVRPRSVGVVEEGGLFLNNYICMKPVRSLQMYPTTHLVGKGAVSRFYSLLVGSPGSELDVGGRIFLKAPETRAEIIARAISNGGRIINRGDLIGEVTGVKAHLECRGLMLRGGLIHAIPELQAKVDGVEMSHEAAVGKIAQEEILYLMSRGLTEDEATATIVRGFLSVDIPGLPSALKAEIDRAVEMSEKDYL from the coding sequence ATGCACGACATAATGAACGAAAAGGCCGCGCAGGCCGCGGAGAAGAAGGCCGCCCTCGGTCCCGATATCGACCTCTCCGCCTTCTCGGCGGAGCCGACGGACCACGGCTACCTGGAAGACCTGACGAAGCTGCCCATGATCGACCGGCAGCGAATCCTGGAGTCCGGCGTGGACGCCACGGAGGAGGGCCGCTCCGGTACGTACGTCCAGAAGGACACGAGCGTTCTCCATGCCCATTCCGTCCAGGACGGCCTGGAGGTCCTCCCCATCAAGCAGGCCCTGAAGGAAAAGGAGTGGATCAAGGATTACTACTGGAAGCTCGTCGCCGTCGACGCCGACAAGTACACCGCCGGCGCCCAGCTGAACCTCCACGACGGCTATGTCATCCGGGCGCTCCCCGGGGCGAAGGTCACCCTCCCCGTCCAGGCGTGCCTCTACATCCACAAGGAGGGGCTCAGCCAGTACGTCCATAACCTGATCATCGCCGAGGAGGACTCGGAACTGCACGTCATTACCGGCTGCGCCACGTCCCCGACCCTCAAGCGGGGGCTTCACGTGGGCATCTCGGAATTCTTCGTGAAGAAGAACGCGAAACTCAGCTTCACCATGATCCACAACTGGGCGGAGGAGATGAGCGTCCGGCCCCGGTCCGTGGGCGTCGTCGAGGAAGGCGGCCTCTTCCTGAACAACTACATCTGCATGAAGCCGGTCCGCTCCCTCCAGATGTATCCAACCACCCACCTGGTGGGAAAGGGCGCCGTTTCCCGCTTCTACAGCCTCCTGGTGGGAAGCCCCGGCTCGGAACTGGACGTGGGGGGACGGATCTTCCTGAAGGCCCCGGAGACGAGGGCGGAGATCATCGCCCGTGCCATCTCCAACGGCGGGCGGATCATCAACCGGGGAGACCTGATCGGCGAGGTGACCGGCGTAAAGGCCCACCTGGAGTGCCGGGGCCTGATGCTCCGGGGAGGCCTGATCCACGCCATCCCGGAACTCCAGGCAAAGGTGGACGGCGTCGAGATGTCCCATGAGGCCGCCGTCGGCAAGATCGCCCAGGAGGAGATCCTCTACCTGATGTCCCGGGGCCTCACGGAAGACGAGGCCACGGCGACGATCGTCCGGGGCTTTCTCAGCGTCGACATTCCGGGCCTGCCTTCCGCGCTGAAGGCGGAGATCGACCGGGCCGTGGAGATGAGCGAGAAGGACTACCTGTAA
- a CDS encoding ABC transporter ATP-binding protein translates to MLKIEDLQVSIGDREVLRHIDLEIKPGETHILFGPNGSGKTTLLMTILGYPQYRVTAGKIEFKGVDITHMPVNERTRLGIGMSFQRPPTIHGLKTRQMIRICGRSAVDVEALAAKVNFTDFLDRDINAGFSGGEIKRSELLQLMAQDADLLLFDEPESGVDLENIALIGNTISTLLQRDFRIDDDLSQKDRRRQRTKMGLIITHTGFILDYVTADRGQVLYDGMMSCKTNPLEIFHCIKQAGYEECVRCTT, encoded by the coding sequence ATGCTGAAAATTGAAGATCTGCAGGTGAGCATCGGCGACCGGGAAGTCCTCCGGCACATCGACCTCGAGATCAAGCCCGGCGAAACCCACATCCTATTCGGACCCAACGGGTCCGGCAAAACGACGCTCCTCATGACCATTCTCGGCTACCCCCAGTACCGGGTGACCGCCGGGAAGATCGAATTCAAGGGCGTGGACATCACCCACATGCCCGTCAACGAGCGGACCCGCCTGGGAATCGGCATGTCCTTCCAGCGGCCGCCCACGATCCACGGGCTCAAGACCCGCCAGATGATCCGGATCTGCGGCCGCAGCGCCGTGGACGTGGAGGCCCTGGCGGCAAAAGTCAACTTCACGGACTTCCTGGACCGGGACATCAATGCCGGCTTCTCCGGCGGCGAGATCAAGCGCTCCGAACTGCTGCAGCTGATGGCCCAGGATGCGGACCTCCTCCTCTTCGACGAGCCCGAATCGGGCGTGGACCTGGAAAACATCGCCCTCATCGGCAACACCATCAGTACCCTTCTCCAGCGGGACTTCCGGATCGATGACGACCTCTCCCAGAAAGACCGGCGGCGACAGAGGACCAAGATGGGCCTCATCATCACCCACACCGGGTTCATTCTCGACTACGTCACGGCGGACAGGGGCCAGGTCCTGTATGACGGCATGATGAGCTGCAAGACCAATCCGCTGGAGATTTTCCACTGCATCAAGCAGGCGGGATACGAGGAGTGTGTGCGATGCACGACATAA